In Nitrospirota bacterium, the DNA window TAACAATGTCTTATCAGGTTCTCGCAAGAAAGTGGCGTCCAAATACATTTCAGGAACTTACCGGCCAGGGGCATGTATCAAAGACAATTGAAAATGCTATAAAGTCTGAACGTATTGCCCATGCCTATTTATTCTCAGGGGTCAGAGGTGTCGGGAAGACTACTGTGGCAAGGATACTTGCCAAGTCTTTAAACTGTGCTGAAGGCCCGACCGCAATCCCATGTATGAAGTGTCAATCCTGTCATGAGATTACCGGAGGTTATGCAGTAGACGTAGTAGAGATAGATGGTGCATCTCATACAGGTGTGGATAATATAAGGGAGCTTCAGGAGAATGCTCAGTATGCCCCGCTCAGAGGCCGCTACAAGATATACATAATTGATGAAGTCCACATGCTGTCTACCTCAGCATTTAATGCCCTGCTGAAGATACTGGAAGAACCGCCTCCACACATTGTCTTTATTTTTGCCACAACAGAGCCTCATAAGATTCCTGCTACAATACACTCAAGGTGCCAGACCTACCAGTTCCGCAGGATTAGTTATAAGGAGATAATGGAGAGGCTTCAATTCATCCTCCATGAGGAGGGTATCAAGGCCGGTGAATCCGCACTCTCTATTGTGGCAAGGGCATCTGACGGAAGCATGAGGGATGCACTCAGCCTTCTTGATCAGGTGATTGCCTATACCGGCGAAAATATCACTGATGAGGATGTGGCGTGGATACTTGGTACGGCGGAGCATCTTACAGTCCATCTTATACAACACATTCTTAACAAAGATTCAGCAGGGGCATTGAACATATTAAAAGAGTTATCAGACGGCGGCTATGATATCAAGCAGTTCCTCCTTAATATTGTTGAACATATAAGAAATCTTACGATGATAAAACTTGGGGTTGGAGGGGATGTGATAGACCTCCCGTCAGAAGAAATTGCAGCGGCTTCAAAATTGGCAGAAGGTGTTCCTATTGAAGATTTCCAGAGGCTGTTCGGGATATTTTCATCCGCCCTTGAAGAGATGCGCTGGTTCCCATATCCGAGATTCTCACTTGAGATGGCTGTGATAAAGGCATCAAACATGAGGCCGGTTGTCCCTGTAGATGACCTGCTTGCAAAATTACAGGATATAGAACATCGTATGGTATCCGGTGTGCCGCCAATGGGTCTAAAGGGTGGTGAAAATCAGCGGGACAAGAATGTCCCGCCTATCCTCAATTTAGGCGTGGATAGGCGAGGTGTTCCAACCACGCCGGAGGGATTTTCGGGTAAAGCATCTATGCGTGTACCACTCACAAAGGACGATGAAGATTCCCTCCCCTTCAAGGGGAGGGTTAGGGTGGGGATGGGGTTATCTTCTGATGAAAACAAGCAGGAAACATCAGATAATCAGGCCATGCCTATTAAAGATGAAAGTGATTTAAAATCAGTATGGAAGAGCATAGTGGGAAGGATATTAGAGCGAAAGCCGAGCCTTGGCTCTTATATTGAGCAGAGTATACCGCTTGGAATTTCTGAAGGGATACTGACTATCGGTTTTAACGGCGGCGCTTCTGTGTTCATAACCTTATTAGACAGGAAGGATAGTAAAGACTATATCCTTGAAGTTGTTAAAGGTTATATGCAGGGAGTCAGCGGGATAAGATTTACTACAGCGTCAGATAAAACAGAGAACAACCCTGCACCGGCGTATGAAGAGTATGTTGCCACAGCACATGAAAAACAACAGGAAGAGGTGGATGATGCATTCTCAGACCCTATTGTTCAGGAGGCAATTGATATTTTAGGCGGAGAACTTGTAGAATTAAGGAATAAAAAGCAGATTAATTAACGGAGAAGTTAGAAGCAAGAAGTTAGAAGTCAGAAGCAAGAAATAAGAATATACTATCAGGAGGGAGAAA includes these proteins:
- the dnaX gene encoding DNA polymerase III subunit gamma/tau; translation: MSYQVLARKWRPNTFQELTGQGHVSKTIENAIKSERIAHAYLFSGVRGVGKTTVARILAKSLNCAEGPTAIPCMKCQSCHEITGGYAVDVVEIDGASHTGVDNIRELQENAQYAPLRGRYKIYIIDEVHMLSTSAFNALLKILEEPPPHIVFIFATTEPHKIPATIHSRCQTYQFRRISYKEIMERLQFILHEEGIKAGESALSIVARASDGSMRDALSLLDQVIAYTGENITDEDVAWILGTAEHLTVHLIQHILNKDSAGALNILKELSDGGYDIKQFLLNIVEHIRNLTMIKLGVGGDVIDLPSEEIAAASKLAEGVPIEDFQRLFGIFSSALEEMRWFPYPRFSLEMAVIKASNMRPVVPVDDLLAKLQDIEHRMVSGVPPMGLKGGENQRDKNVPPILNLGVDRRGVPTTPEGFSGKASMRVPLTKDDEDSLPFKGRVRVGMGLSSDENKQETSDNQAMPIKDESDLKSVWKSIVGRILERKPSLGSYIEQSIPLGISEGILTIGFNGGASVFITLLDRKDSKDYILEVVKGYMQGVSGIRFTTASDKTENNPAPAYEEYVATAHEKQQEEVDDAFSDPIVQEAIDILGGELVELRNKKQIN